In Candidatus Hinthialibacter antarcticus, a single window of DNA contains:
- the trpE gene encoding anthranilate synthase component I, translated as MHQPTFDQFNALSQQGNSIPVSRVIMADLETPVTAFMKLAHNDPHAFMLESVEHGEKLGRFSFIGFSPSHRFISRGDTLTEYHDGNETTHTVKRGEDPLHHLEQFTKRFQPAPVENMPPFYGGLVGFLGYEMIQFFEKLDFNNEDAMATPDSVFFFADTVIAFDHFDRTIRVISNAYIDGDVQAAYDEAVKRIDEVVEKLKAPLPQTSFGAGRDDNPVFRSNVEPDAFKQSVEQAKEYIRAGDVCQVVIGIRNQMDFKSTPLDLYRALRRVNPSPYTFFFRCDDMCLVGGSPEILVKLEDERVTYRPIAGTRRRGKTPEEDLFFEKELINDPKEQAEHIMLVDLGRNDIGRVCKFHTVEVTDLMYVERYSHVMHLVSNVEGVMQDGCNGFDVMRAVFPAGTVTGAPKVRAMQIIEELETTKRGPYAGALGYFGLSGDMDFCITLRTIVTVGATAYVQAGAGIVADSEPELEYKECMNKSRAMLRAIELAESSKE; from the coding sequence ATGCACCAGCCCACGTTTGACCAATTCAACGCCCTCTCACAACAGGGAAACAGCATCCCGGTGAGCCGGGTCATCATGGCCGACCTCGAAACACCCGTTACCGCATTTATGAAACTGGCGCATAACGATCCCCATGCCTTCATGCTTGAAAGCGTGGAACATGGCGAAAAACTGGGCCGGTTTTCATTTATTGGCTTTAGCCCGTCGCACCGTTTCATCAGTCGCGGCGACACGCTGACGGAATACCATGATGGAAACGAAACCACCCACACGGTGAAACGCGGCGAAGACCCCTTACACCATCTCGAACAATTCACCAAACGCTTTCAACCCGCGCCCGTCGAAAATATGCCGCCGTTTTACGGCGGTCTGGTGGGTTTTCTTGGCTATGAAATGATCCAGTTTTTTGAAAAACTGGATTTCAATAATGAAGACGCGATGGCGACCCCGGATTCGGTTTTCTTTTTCGCCGACACCGTGATTGCATTCGACCACTTTGACCGCACCATTCGCGTCATCAGCAACGCCTACATCGACGGCGACGTTCAAGCCGCCTACGATGAAGCGGTCAAGCGAATTGACGAAGTCGTCGAAAAATTAAAAGCGCCGCTTCCGCAAACCAGTTTCGGCGCCGGACGCGACGACAACCCCGTCTTTCGCTCAAACGTCGAGCCGGACGCGTTCAAACAGTCAGTAGAACAAGCCAAAGAATATATCCGCGCAGGCGACGTCTGCCAGGTGGTCATCGGCATCCGCAACCAGATGGATTTTAAATCGACTCCGCTTGACCTTTACCGCGCACTACGCCGCGTGAACCCGTCGCCGTATACATTTTTCTTCCGTTGCGATGACATGTGTCTGGTCGGCGGGTCGCCGGAAATTTTGGTCAAACTCGAAGACGAGCGCGTCACCTACCGCCCCATCGCCGGGACGCGGCGGCGCGGCAAAACGCCCGAAGAAGACCTGTTCTTTGAAAAAGAACTCATCAACGATCCCAAAGAACAAGCCGAACATATTATGCTGGTGGATTTGGGCCGCAATGACATCGGCAGAGTCTGCAAATTCCACACGGTCGAAGTGACCGACTTAATGTACGTCGAGCGCTACTCGCACGTCATGCACTTAGTATCCAATGTCGAAGGCGTCATGCAAGACGGCTGCAACGGTTTCGATGTGATGCGGGCGGTCTTCCCTGCGGGTACCGTCACTGGCGCGCCGAAAGTTCGCGCCATGCAAATCATCGAAGAACTCGAAACCACAAAACGCGGGCCTTACGCGGGCGCACTGGGCTACTTCGGCCTCTCCGGCGACATGGATTTCTGTATCACCCTGCGCACCATCGTCACCGTCGGCGCCACCGCCTACGTGCAAGCCGGAGCGGGCATCGTGGCGGATTCGGAACCGGAGTTAGAATATAAAGAGTGTATGAATAAAAGCCGGGCGATGCTGCGGGCGATTGAACTGGCGGAAAGTTCGAAGGAATAA
- a CDS encoding porin: MKSKLFLSAVLAVAMALPVSAGPLADATADMLWGVELGGYLDVASTYNLNDPNTDMNSYRTFDTDDGDFVDIHAFQFYIDKLPEDIDEVGFRVDMLYGEDAELIGGGDGVLDDGNLNIYQAYISYIAPVGNGLTIDLGRFATWHGYEVIESGANDQYSRSFLFGLGVPFTHTGARLTYTINEMWEVSYGLTQGWDTVEDTNDSLTHHVAVRTMPTDDIYIQNSIAYGPEMAGDNGSYTLLYDLVANWQATDQLMLGANFDYGISEDVGVGGGDADWWGVAGYARYDITDKLYGAVRGEWMNDEDNTRFLAGALTDVEVWEVTLTLGYEVVDGLLTRVEYRHDDSDQDIFADDGAAGSMTDSQDTIAFEVIYSF; this comes from the coding sequence ATGAAAAGCAAACTGTTTCTGAGTGCAGTATTGGCAGTTGCGATGGCTTTGCCTGTTAGCGCTGGCCCTCTCGCAGATGCTACAGCAGACATGCTGTGGGGCGTTGAGTTGGGTGGTTATTTGGACGTCGCTTCAACCTACAACTTGAACGATCCGAACACCGATATGAATTCGTACCGCACCTTCGATACCGATGACGGCGATTTCGTTGACATCCACGCCTTCCAGTTCTATATTGACAAATTGCCGGAAGACATTGACGAAGTTGGTTTCCGCGTCGACATGCTTTATGGCGAAGACGCAGAATTAATCGGCGGCGGCGACGGCGTATTGGATGATGGCAACTTGAACATCTATCAAGCCTACATCTCCTACATCGCTCCGGTTGGCAATGGCTTGACCATCGACCTCGGTCGTTTCGCCACATGGCACGGCTACGAAGTCATTGAGAGCGGCGCGAACGATCAGTACAGCCGTTCCTTCCTCTTTGGCCTCGGGGTTCCTTTCACACACACAGGCGCCCGCTTGACCTACACCATCAACGAAATGTGGGAAGTTAGCTACGGCCTGACCCAAGGTTGGGACACAGTCGAAGACACCAACGACAGCCTGACCCACCATGTTGCAGTCCGCACCATGCCGACTGACGACATCTACATTCAGAACTCAATCGCTTATGGCCCGGAAATGGCCGGCGACAATGGTTCTTACACCCTTCTGTATGACTTGGTTGCCAATTGGCAAGCCACCGACCAACTGATGCTCGGCGCCAACTTTGACTATGGCATCTCCGAAGACGTTGGCGTAGGCGGCGGCGACGCCGACTGGTGGGGCGTTGCTGGTTACGCTCGCTATGACATCACCGACAAACTCTACGGTGCGGTTCGCGGCGAATGGATGAACGACGAAGACAACACCCGCTTCCTCGCAGGCGCTTTGACTGACGTTGAAGTTTGGGAAGTCACCCTTACCCTCGGTTACGAAGTTGTTGACGGCCTCTTGACTCGCGTCGAATACCGTCACGATGACTCCGACCAAGACATCTTCGCGGATGATGGCGCTGCTGGTTCAATGACCGACAGCCAAGACACCATCGCTTTCGAAGTGATCTACAGCTTCTAA